A stretch of the Papaver somniferum cultivar HN1 chromosome 6, ASM357369v1, whole genome shotgun sequence genome encodes the following:
- the LOC113291858 gene encoding uncharacterized protein LOC113291858: MASFLARVSSMAVLVFIMFLTSHQTLSKKFVNADEKLFRELCSKAKDEGTCIQCVKGGKWSADVDAIGIAIILMDCANFHGACLVQNFTILASQATDERVKNSLLECKALMSAVQDFQSVKDSLYRQDYFDGYLGMSMYAQYGALCRSKHVIDELGPEKVPWQVFDGITVWVNLSEAALKIIEPYYQPS; the protein is encoded by the coding sequence ATGGCTTCATTCCTTGCCAGGGTCTCCTCTATGGCTGTTCTTGTTTTCATTATGTTTCTAACATCTCATCAAACTCTATCAAAGAAGTTCGTCAATGCAGATGAGAAATTATTCAGAGAATTATGCAGCAAAGCCAAAGACGAAGGAACGTGCATTCAGTGTGTCAAAGGCGGTAAATGGAGTGCTGATGTGGATGCAATCGGGATAGCTATCATTCTAATGGACTGTGCAAATTTTCATGGCGCCTGCTTGGTACAGAATTTTACTATATTGGCTTCTCAAGCTACAGATGAACGTGTAAAGAACAGCCTGCTGGAATGCAAAGCCCTGATGTCTGCTGTACAAGATTTCCAGTCTGTGAAAGATAGTCTTTATCGTCAAGATTACTTCGATGGATACTTAGGCATGTCCATGTACGCACAATATGGTGCCTTATGCCGTTCAAAACATGTCATAGATGAGCTTGGACCAGAAAAAGTGCCATGGCAAGTGTTTGATGGGATTACTGTGTGGGTGAATCTTTCTGAGGCTGCTTTAAAAATTATCGAACCATACTACCAACCCAGCTAG